Proteins found in one Oncorhynchus mykiss isolate Arlee chromosome 17, USDA_OmykA_1.1, whole genome shotgun sequence genomic segment:
- the smarcc2 gene encoding SWI/SNF complex subunit SMARCC2 isoform X7, giving the protein MYIQAEPPTNKSLSSLVVQLLQFQEEVFGRHVSNPPLTRLPMKSFLDFKSGGALCHILAAAYKFKSDQGWRRFDFQNPSRMDRNVEMFMTIEKSLVQNNCLSRPVIYLSSDIEAKLLGKLKDIIKRHQGSVTEDKTSSSHVVVPIPASLEEEEWVRLVMKRDKQVLLHWGYYPDSYDTWISASEVEAAVEEAPSPEKPRKVHAKWILDLDQFNEWMNEEDYEVGEGGPKRKRISAKTLTDEVTTPGDERRDKKPGSAKKRKRSPSPSPTPPPQESKKKNTKKGCGPTTPYTKSKRGQREEEPEDLTKDLDEPSPVPAVEEVTLPKTGTHAHTPNTKKDSESTPVKGGTMTDLDEQEDESMETAGKEEEEGSPSVKGEPVKGSDLHEDNVTEQTHHIIIPSYAAWFDYNSVHAIERRALPEFFNGKNKSKTPEIYLAYRNFMIDTYRLNPQEYLTSTACRRNLAGDVCAIMRVHAFLEQWGLINYQVDSESRPTPMGPPPTSHFHVLADTPSSLVPLQPKASQTPAAQQILSFPDKVKEKQPADLQNFGLRTDMYSKKTGPPKSKTAASAMRDWTEQETLLLLEGLEMYKDDWNKVSEHVGSRTQDECILHFLRLPIEDPYLEDTSSSLGPLAYQPVPFSQAGNPVMSTVAFLASVVDPRVASAAAKSALEEFSRMKEEVPAALVEAHVRRVEEAARTSGRQDPLYGLEGSGIAGTSLEEGEKPEESSEESKSDSQSSEEKRETKENKEGAMEEGEKQGENGKKEEERGRDGEGEGEQEAEKTDSEMGDGEKDKEGKEGSEESQREGESEGERKAKVERDVGEGNLATAAASALAAAAVKAKHLAAVEERKIKSLVALLVETQMKKLEIKLRHFEELETIMDREREALEYQRQQLLADRQSFHMEQLKYAEMRARQQHFQQIQQHSQTGGPHSAPAPTGPPPPPQGPSATQSQPTLSTPAPQPAPSPAPPTTSIPSSAQPAEPQPPPSGPHTSPPRPPGQPPTAHSSTTPTLHEPSAPLPEDTHHSSAPVPPPQ; this is encoded by the exons ATG TACATCCAGGCGGAGCCCCCCACCAACAAGTCTCTGTCCAGCCTGGTGGTCCAGCTGCTGCAGTTTCAGGAGGAGGTGTTCGGACGACATGTCAGCaacccacctctcaccaggttGCCG ATGAAGAGTTTCCTGGACTTTAAGTCTGGTGGGGCTCTCTGCCACATTCTGGCTGCAGCCTACAAGTTCAAGAGCGATCAGGGCTG GCGCAGGTTTGACTTTCAGAATCCTTCTCGGATGGACCGCAATGTGGAGATGTTCATGACTATCGAGAAATCTCTAGTACAG AACAACTGTCTGAGTCGACCAGTGATCTACCTGAGCTCTGACATTGAGGCCAAGCTACTGGGGAAACTGAAGGACATCATCAAGAGGCACCAG GGCTCAGTGACTGAAGACAAGACGTCCAGCTCCCATGTGGTGGTTCCCATCCCTGCCAGTCTGGAGGAGG AGGAGTGGGTGCGTCTGGTAATGAAGAGAGACAAGCAGGTGCTGCTCCACTGGGGATACTATCCTGACAG CTATGACACCTGGATCTCAGCCAGTGAGGTGGAGGCTGCTGTGGAAGAAGCGCCCAGCCCAGAGAAACCCAGGAAG GTCCATGCCAAGTGGATCCTGGACCTTGACCAGTTTAATGAGTGGATGAATGAGGAGGACTatgaggtgggggaggggggccCCAAGAGGAAGAGAATCTCAGCCAAGACCCTGACGGATGAGGTCACCACCCCAGGGGACGAGCGTCGTGACAAGAAGCCCGGCAGTGCCAAGAAGAGGAAGCGCTCGCCCTCCCCCTCGCCCACCCCACCACCCCAGGAGAGCAAGAAGAAGAACACAAAGaaagggtgtgg gcccaCCACCCCGTACACTAAGTCTAAGCGAggccagagagaggaggagccagAGGATCTGACTAAAGATCTGGATGAACCATCACCTGTACCTGCAGTGGAGGAGGTCACCCTACCTAAGACAGgtacacatgctcacacac ccaacACTAAGAAAGACTCTGAGTCAACACCAGTAAAGGGAGGTACCATGACAGACCTGG ATGAGCAAGAGGATGAATCCATGGAAACtgcaggaaaggaggaggaggagggctctcCGAGTGTGAAGGGAGAGCCGGTGAAAGGTTCGGACCTCCATGAGGACAACGTGACCGAGCAGACCCACCACATCATTATCCCCAGCTATGCTGCCTGGTTTGACTACAACAG TGTCCATGCTATCGAGCGTAGAGCCCTCCCAGAGTTTTTCAACGGCAAGAACAAATCCAAAACCCCTGAGAT TTACCTGGCCTATAGGAACTTCATGATAGACACTTACAGGCTGAACCCGCAGGAGTACCTTACCTCTACCGCCTGTCGTAGGAACCTGGCCGGAGATGTGTGCGCCATCATGAG ggTGCATGCGTTCCTGGAGCAGTGGGGTCTGATCAACTACCAGGTGGACTCAGAGAGCCGGCCCACCCCCATGGGCCCCCCGCCCACCTCCCACTTCCACGTCCTGGCTGACACCCCCTCCAGCCTGGTGCCCCTGCAGCCCAAGGCCTCCCAg aCTCCGGCGGCCCAGCAGATTCTGTCCTTCCCAGAcaaggtgaaggagaagcagccaGCCGACCTGCAGAACTTTGGCCTGAGGACAGACATGTACAGCAAGAAGACTGGGCCTCCTAAG AGTAAGACTGCTGCCAGCGCCATGCGAGACTGGACTGAACAGGAGACACTACTGCTGCTAGAG GGTCTAGAGATGTACAAGGATGACTGGAACAAGGTGTCGGAGCACGTGGGCTCACGTACCCAGGACGAGTGTATCCTACACTTCCTGCGTCTGCCCATCGAGGACCCATACCTGGAGGACACGTCCTCGTCCCTGGGCCCCCTGGCCTATCAGCCCGTCCCCTTCAGCCAGGCAGGCAACCCCGTCATGAGCACAGTGGCCTTCCTGGCCTCCGTGGTGGACCCCCGCGTGGCCTCCGCAGCCGCCAAATCTGCCCTGG aggaGTTTTCCCGTATGAAGGAGGAGGTCCCAGCAGCACTGGTGGAGGCCCATgtgaggagggtggaagaggCGGCGCGGACCAGTGGCAGACAGGACCCCCTCTACGGCCTGGAAGGCAGCGGCATCGCAGGCACCAGCCTGGAGGAGGGAGAAAAACCTG AAGAGAGCAGCGAGGAGAGTAAAAGTGACAGCCAATCCagtgaagagaagagggagaccaAG GAGAACAAAGAGGGAGCcatggaagagggggagaagcaAGGAGAAAAcgggaagaaggaggaggagagaggaagagatggagaaggagagggagagcaagaggcTGAGAAGACCGACTCGGAGATGG GTGATGGAGAGAAGGataaggaagggaaggagggctcggaggagagccagagagaaggagagagtgagggagagaggaaggctaAGGTGGAGCGGGATGTGGGAGAGGGGAACCTGGCTACCGCAGCTGCCTCTGCCCTGGCTGCTGCTGCCGTCAAAGCCAAG CACCTGGCtgctgtggaggagaggaagatcaAGTCTCTGGTGGCTCTGCTGGTGGAGACTCAGATGAAGAAGCTGGAGATCAAACTTAGACACTTTGAAGAGCTGGAGACCATCATGGACCGAGAGAGGGAGGCG ttGGAGTAccagaggcagcagctactggCAGACCGTCAGTCGTTCCACATGGAGCAGCTGAAATATGCAGAGATGAGGGCGCGTCAGCAGCACTTCCAACAGATCCAGCAGCACAGCCAGACTGGAGGCCCACACTCCGCCCCGGCCCCCACtggccccccacccccaccccaggGCCCCTCAGCCACCCAGTCCCAGCCAACCCTCAGTACCCCTGCACCACAGCCAGCTCCCAGCCCAGCACCCCCTACcacctccatcccttcctctgcCCAGCCTGCTGAGCCCCAGCCGCCCCCCAGTGGTCCTCACACCTCACCTCCCCGCCCGCCAGGCCAGCCCCCCACGGCCcactccagcaccaccccaacactCCACG AGCCTAGTGCCCCTCTACCTGAGGATACACACCACTCCTCAGCCCCAGTTCCCCCTCCacagtga
- the smarcc2 gene encoding SWI/SNF complex subunit SMARCC2 isoform X3, whose product MAVRKKDGGPNVKYFEASDTVSQFDNVRVWLGKNYKKYIQAEPPTNKSLSSLVVQLLQFQEEVFGRHVSNPPLTRLPMKSFLDFKSGGALCHILAAAYKFKSDQGWRRFDFQNPSRMDRNVEMFMTIEKSLVQNNCLSRPVIYLSSDIEAKLLGKLKDIIKRHQGSVTEDKTSSSHVVVPIPASLEEEEWVRLVMKRDKQVLLHWGYYPDSYDTWISASEVEAAVEEAPSPEKPRKVHAKWILDLDQFNEWMNEEDYEVGEGGPKRKRISAKTLTDEVTTPGDERRDKKPGSAKKRKRSPSPSPTPPPQESKKKNTKKGPTTPYTKSKRGQREEEPEDLTKDLDEPSPVPAVEEVTLPKTGTHAHTPNTKKDSESTPVKGGTMTDLDEQEDESMETAGKEEEEGSPSVKGEPVKGSDLHEDNVTEQTHHIIIPSYAAWFDYNSVHAIERRALPEFFNGKNKSKTPEIYLAYRNFMIDTYRLNPQEYLTSTACRRNLAGDVCAIMRVHAFLEQWGLINYQVDSESRPTPMGPPPTSHFHVLADTPSSLVPLQPKASQTPAAQQILSFPDKVKEKQPADLQNFGLRTDMYSKKTGPPKSKTAASAMRDWTEQETLLLLEGLEMYKDDWNKVSEHVGSRTQDECILHFLRLPIEDPYLEDTSSSLGPLAYQPVPFSQAGNPVMSTVAFLASVVDPRVASAAAKSALEEFSRMKEEVPAALVEAHVRRVEEAARTSGRQDPLYGLEGSGIAGTSLEEGEKPEESSEESKSDSQSSEEKRETKENKEGAMEEGEKQGENGKKEEERGRDGEGEGEQEAEKTDSEMGDGEKDKEGKEGSEESQREGESEGERKAKVERDVGEGNLATAAASALAAAAVKAKHLAAVEERKIKSLVALLVETQMKKLEIKLRHFEELETIMDREREALEYQRQQLLADRQSFHMEQLKYAEMRARQQHFQQIQQHSQTGGPHSAPAPTGPPPPPQGPSATQSQPTLSTPAPQPAPSPAPPTTSIPSSAQPAEPQPPPSGPHTSPPRPPGQPPTAHSSTTPTLHEPSAPLPEDTHHSSAPVPPPQ is encoded by the exons ATGGCGGTGCGGAAGAAAGACGGCGGCCCGAACGTAAAATATTTCGAAGCGTCTGATACAGTCTCGCAGTTCGACAATGTCCGCGTTTGGTTGGGCAAGAAttataaaaag TACATCCAGGCGGAGCCCCCCACCAACAAGTCTCTGTCCAGCCTGGTGGTCCAGCTGCTGCAGTTTCAGGAGGAGGTGTTCGGACGACATGTCAGCaacccacctctcaccaggttGCCG ATGAAGAGTTTCCTGGACTTTAAGTCTGGTGGGGCTCTCTGCCACATTCTGGCTGCAGCCTACAAGTTCAAGAGCGATCAGGGCTG GCGCAGGTTTGACTTTCAGAATCCTTCTCGGATGGACCGCAATGTGGAGATGTTCATGACTATCGAGAAATCTCTAGTACAG AACAACTGTCTGAGTCGACCAGTGATCTACCTGAGCTCTGACATTGAGGCCAAGCTACTGGGGAAACTGAAGGACATCATCAAGAGGCACCAG GGCTCAGTGACTGAAGACAAGACGTCCAGCTCCCATGTGGTGGTTCCCATCCCTGCCAGTCTGGAGGAGG AGGAGTGGGTGCGTCTGGTAATGAAGAGAGACAAGCAGGTGCTGCTCCACTGGGGATACTATCCTGACAG CTATGACACCTGGATCTCAGCCAGTGAGGTGGAGGCTGCTGTGGAAGAAGCGCCCAGCCCAGAGAAACCCAGGAAG GTCCATGCCAAGTGGATCCTGGACCTTGACCAGTTTAATGAGTGGATGAATGAGGAGGACTatgaggtgggggaggggggccCCAAGAGGAAGAGAATCTCAGCCAAGACCCTGACGGATGAGGTCACCACCCCAGGGGACGAGCGTCGTGACAAGAAGCCCGGCAGTGCCAAGAAGAGGAAGCGCTCGCCCTCCCCCTCGCCCACCCCACCACCCCAGGAGAGCAAGAAGAAGAACACAAAGaaagg gcccaCCACCCCGTACACTAAGTCTAAGCGAggccagagagaggaggagccagAGGATCTGACTAAAGATCTGGATGAACCATCACCTGTACCTGCAGTGGAGGAGGTCACCCTACCTAAGACAGgtacacatgctcacacac ccaacACTAAGAAAGACTCTGAGTCAACACCAGTAAAGGGAGGTACCATGACAGACCTGG ATGAGCAAGAGGATGAATCCATGGAAACtgcaggaaaggaggaggaggagggctctcCGAGTGTGAAGGGAGAGCCGGTGAAAGGTTCGGACCTCCATGAGGACAACGTGACCGAGCAGACCCACCACATCATTATCCCCAGCTATGCTGCCTGGTTTGACTACAACAG TGTCCATGCTATCGAGCGTAGAGCCCTCCCAGAGTTTTTCAACGGCAAGAACAAATCCAAAACCCCTGAGAT TTACCTGGCCTATAGGAACTTCATGATAGACACTTACAGGCTGAACCCGCAGGAGTACCTTACCTCTACCGCCTGTCGTAGGAACCTGGCCGGAGATGTGTGCGCCATCATGAG ggTGCATGCGTTCCTGGAGCAGTGGGGTCTGATCAACTACCAGGTGGACTCAGAGAGCCGGCCCACCCCCATGGGCCCCCCGCCCACCTCCCACTTCCACGTCCTGGCTGACACCCCCTCCAGCCTGGTGCCCCTGCAGCCCAAGGCCTCCCAg aCTCCGGCGGCCCAGCAGATTCTGTCCTTCCCAGAcaaggtgaaggagaagcagccaGCCGACCTGCAGAACTTTGGCCTGAGGACAGACATGTACAGCAAGAAGACTGGGCCTCCTAAG AGTAAGACTGCTGCCAGCGCCATGCGAGACTGGACTGAACAGGAGACACTACTGCTGCTAGAG GGTCTAGAGATGTACAAGGATGACTGGAACAAGGTGTCGGAGCACGTGGGCTCACGTACCCAGGACGAGTGTATCCTACACTTCCTGCGTCTGCCCATCGAGGACCCATACCTGGAGGACACGTCCTCGTCCCTGGGCCCCCTGGCCTATCAGCCCGTCCCCTTCAGCCAGGCAGGCAACCCCGTCATGAGCACAGTGGCCTTCCTGGCCTCCGTGGTGGACCCCCGCGTGGCCTCCGCAGCCGCCAAATCTGCCCTGG aggaGTTTTCCCGTATGAAGGAGGAGGTCCCAGCAGCACTGGTGGAGGCCCATgtgaggagggtggaagaggCGGCGCGGACCAGTGGCAGACAGGACCCCCTCTACGGCCTGGAAGGCAGCGGCATCGCAGGCACCAGCCTGGAGGAGGGAGAAAAACCTG AAGAGAGCAGCGAGGAGAGTAAAAGTGACAGCCAATCCagtgaagagaagagggagaccaAG GAGAACAAAGAGGGAGCcatggaagagggggagaagcaAGGAGAAAAcgggaagaaggaggaggagagaggaagagatggagaaggagagggagagcaagaggcTGAGAAGACCGACTCGGAGATGG GTGATGGAGAGAAGGataaggaagggaaggagggctcggaggagagccagagagaaggagagagtgagggagagaggaaggctaAGGTGGAGCGGGATGTGGGAGAGGGGAACCTGGCTACCGCAGCTGCCTCTGCCCTGGCTGCTGCTGCCGTCAAAGCCAAG CACCTGGCtgctgtggaggagaggaagatcaAGTCTCTGGTGGCTCTGCTGGTGGAGACTCAGATGAAGAAGCTGGAGATCAAACTTAGACACTTTGAAGAGCTGGAGACCATCATGGACCGAGAGAGGGAGGCG ttGGAGTAccagaggcagcagctactggCAGACCGTCAGTCGTTCCACATGGAGCAGCTGAAATATGCAGAGATGAGGGCGCGTCAGCAGCACTTCCAACAGATCCAGCAGCACAGCCAGACTGGAGGCCCACACTCCGCCCCGGCCCCCACtggccccccacccccaccccaggGCCCCTCAGCCACCCAGTCCCAGCCAACCCTCAGTACCCCTGCACCACAGCCAGCTCCCAGCCCAGCACCCCCTACcacctccatcccttcctctgcCCAGCCTGCTGAGCCCCAGCCGCCCCCCAGTGGTCCTCACACCTCACCTCCCCGCCCGCCAGGCCAGCCCCCCACGGCCcactccagcaccaccccaacactCCACG AGCCTAGTGCCCCTCTACCTGAGGATACACACCACTCCTCAGCCCCAGTTCCCCCTCCacagtga
- the smarcc2 gene encoding SWI/SNF complex subunit SMARCC2 isoform X5, translated as MAVRKKDGGPNVKYFEASDTVSQFDNVRVWLGKNYKKYIQAEPPTNKSLSSLVVQLLQFQEEVFGRHVSNPPLTRLPMKSFLDFKSGGALCHILAAAYKFKSDQGWRRFDFQNPSRMDRNVEMFMTIEKSLVQNNCLSRPVIYLSSDIEAKLLGKLKDIIKRHQGSVTEDKTSSSHVVVPIPASLEEEEWVRLVMKRDKQVLLHWGYYPDSYDTWISASEVEAAVEEAPSPEKPRKVHAKWILDLDQFNEWMNEEDYEVGEGGPKRKRISAKTLTDEVTTPGDERRDKKPGSAKKRKRSPSPSPTPPPQESKKKNTKKGCGPTTPYTKSKRGQREEEPEDLTKDLDEPSPVPAVEEVTLPKTANTKKDSESTPVKGGTMTDLDEQEDESMETAGKEEEEGSPSVKGEPVKGSDLHEDNVTEQTHHIIIPSYAAWFDYNSVHAIERRALPEFFNGKNKSKTPEIYLAYRNFMIDTYRLNPQEYLTSTACRRNLAGDVCAIMRVHAFLEQWGLINYQVDSESRPTPMGPPPTSHFHVLADTPSSLVPLQPKASQTPAAQQILSFPDKVKEKQPADLQNFGLRTDMYSKKTGPPKSKTAASAMRDWTEQETLLLLEGLEMYKDDWNKVSEHVGSRTQDECILHFLRLPIEDPYLEDTSSSLGPLAYQPVPFSQAGNPVMSTVAFLASVVDPRVASAAAKSALEEFSRMKEEVPAALVEAHVRRVEEAARTSGRQDPLYGLEGSGIAGTSLEEGEKPEESSEESKSDSQSSEEKRETKENKEGAMEEGEKQGENGKKEEERGRDGEGEGEQEAEKTDSEMGDGEKDKEGKEGSEESQREGESEGERKAKVERDVGEGNLATAAASALAAAAVKAKHLAAVEERKIKSLVALLVETQMKKLEIKLRHFEELETIMDREREALEYQRQQLLADRQSFHMEQLKYAEMRARQQHFQQIQQHSQTGGPHSAPAPTGPPPPPQGPSATQSQPTLSTPAPQPAPSPAPPTTSIPSSAQPAEPQPPPSGPHTSPPRPPGQPPTAHSSTTPTLHEPSAPLPEDTHHSSAPVPPPQ; from the exons ATGGCGGTGCGGAAGAAAGACGGCGGCCCGAACGTAAAATATTTCGAAGCGTCTGATACAGTCTCGCAGTTCGACAATGTCCGCGTTTGGTTGGGCAAGAAttataaaaag TACATCCAGGCGGAGCCCCCCACCAACAAGTCTCTGTCCAGCCTGGTGGTCCAGCTGCTGCAGTTTCAGGAGGAGGTGTTCGGACGACATGTCAGCaacccacctctcaccaggttGCCG ATGAAGAGTTTCCTGGACTTTAAGTCTGGTGGGGCTCTCTGCCACATTCTGGCTGCAGCCTACAAGTTCAAGAGCGATCAGGGCTG GCGCAGGTTTGACTTTCAGAATCCTTCTCGGATGGACCGCAATGTGGAGATGTTCATGACTATCGAGAAATCTCTAGTACAG AACAACTGTCTGAGTCGACCAGTGATCTACCTGAGCTCTGACATTGAGGCCAAGCTACTGGGGAAACTGAAGGACATCATCAAGAGGCACCAG GGCTCAGTGACTGAAGACAAGACGTCCAGCTCCCATGTGGTGGTTCCCATCCCTGCCAGTCTGGAGGAGG AGGAGTGGGTGCGTCTGGTAATGAAGAGAGACAAGCAGGTGCTGCTCCACTGGGGATACTATCCTGACAG CTATGACACCTGGATCTCAGCCAGTGAGGTGGAGGCTGCTGTGGAAGAAGCGCCCAGCCCAGAGAAACCCAGGAAG GTCCATGCCAAGTGGATCCTGGACCTTGACCAGTTTAATGAGTGGATGAATGAGGAGGACTatgaggtgggggaggggggccCCAAGAGGAAGAGAATCTCAGCCAAGACCCTGACGGATGAGGTCACCACCCCAGGGGACGAGCGTCGTGACAAGAAGCCCGGCAGTGCCAAGAAGAGGAAGCGCTCGCCCTCCCCCTCGCCCACCCCACCACCCCAGGAGAGCAAGAAGAAGAACACAAAGaaagggtgtgg gcccaCCACCCCGTACACTAAGTCTAAGCGAggccagagagaggaggagccagAGGATCTGACTAAAGATCTGGATGAACCATCACCTGTACCTGCAGTGGAGGAGGTCACCCTACCTAAGACAG ccaacACTAAGAAAGACTCTGAGTCAACACCAGTAAAGGGAGGTACCATGACAGACCTGG ATGAGCAAGAGGATGAATCCATGGAAACtgcaggaaaggaggaggaggagggctctcCGAGTGTGAAGGGAGAGCCGGTGAAAGGTTCGGACCTCCATGAGGACAACGTGACCGAGCAGACCCACCACATCATTATCCCCAGCTATGCTGCCTGGTTTGACTACAACAG TGTCCATGCTATCGAGCGTAGAGCCCTCCCAGAGTTTTTCAACGGCAAGAACAAATCCAAAACCCCTGAGAT TTACCTGGCCTATAGGAACTTCATGATAGACACTTACAGGCTGAACCCGCAGGAGTACCTTACCTCTACCGCCTGTCGTAGGAACCTGGCCGGAGATGTGTGCGCCATCATGAG ggTGCATGCGTTCCTGGAGCAGTGGGGTCTGATCAACTACCAGGTGGACTCAGAGAGCCGGCCCACCCCCATGGGCCCCCCGCCCACCTCCCACTTCCACGTCCTGGCTGACACCCCCTCCAGCCTGGTGCCCCTGCAGCCCAAGGCCTCCCAg aCTCCGGCGGCCCAGCAGATTCTGTCCTTCCCAGAcaaggtgaaggagaagcagccaGCCGACCTGCAGAACTTTGGCCTGAGGACAGACATGTACAGCAAGAAGACTGGGCCTCCTAAG AGTAAGACTGCTGCCAGCGCCATGCGAGACTGGACTGAACAGGAGACACTACTGCTGCTAGAG GGTCTAGAGATGTACAAGGATGACTGGAACAAGGTGTCGGAGCACGTGGGCTCACGTACCCAGGACGAGTGTATCCTACACTTCCTGCGTCTGCCCATCGAGGACCCATACCTGGAGGACACGTCCTCGTCCCTGGGCCCCCTGGCCTATCAGCCCGTCCCCTTCAGCCAGGCAGGCAACCCCGTCATGAGCACAGTGGCCTTCCTGGCCTCCGTGGTGGACCCCCGCGTGGCCTCCGCAGCCGCCAAATCTGCCCTGG aggaGTTTTCCCGTATGAAGGAGGAGGTCCCAGCAGCACTGGTGGAGGCCCATgtgaggagggtggaagaggCGGCGCGGACCAGTGGCAGACAGGACCCCCTCTACGGCCTGGAAGGCAGCGGCATCGCAGGCACCAGCCTGGAGGAGGGAGAAAAACCTG AAGAGAGCAGCGAGGAGAGTAAAAGTGACAGCCAATCCagtgaagagaagagggagaccaAG GAGAACAAAGAGGGAGCcatggaagagggggagaagcaAGGAGAAAAcgggaagaaggaggaggagagaggaagagatggagaaggagagggagagcaagaggcTGAGAAGACCGACTCGGAGATGG GTGATGGAGAGAAGGataaggaagggaaggagggctcggaggagagccagagagaaggagagagtgagggagagaggaaggctaAGGTGGAGCGGGATGTGGGAGAGGGGAACCTGGCTACCGCAGCTGCCTCTGCCCTGGCTGCTGCTGCCGTCAAAGCCAAG CACCTGGCtgctgtggaggagaggaagatcaAGTCTCTGGTGGCTCTGCTGGTGGAGACTCAGATGAAGAAGCTGGAGATCAAACTTAGACACTTTGAAGAGCTGGAGACCATCATGGACCGAGAGAGGGAGGCG ttGGAGTAccagaggcagcagctactggCAGACCGTCAGTCGTTCCACATGGAGCAGCTGAAATATGCAGAGATGAGGGCGCGTCAGCAGCACTTCCAACAGATCCAGCAGCACAGCCAGACTGGAGGCCCACACTCCGCCCCGGCCCCCACtggccccccacccccaccccaggGCCCCTCAGCCACCCAGTCCCAGCCAACCCTCAGTACCCCTGCACCACAGCCAGCTCCCAGCCCAGCACCCCCTACcacctccatcccttcctctgcCCAGCCTGCTGAGCCCCAGCCGCCCCCCAGTGGTCCTCACACCTCACCTCCCCGCCCGCCAGGCCAGCCCCCCACGGCCcactccagcaccaccccaacactCCACG AGCCTAGTGCCCCTCTACCTGAGGATACACACCACTCCTCAGCCCCAGTTCCCCCTCCacagtga